A single Candidatus Poribacteria bacterium DNA region contains:
- a CDS encoding S8 family serine peptidase yields the protein MHSFIALTKKSNFQTVDSGTVLMEDKQQSQQSSSRLFSQFTDARTQKLTEALTLLGFKQITQETFSVNEQTSDDEQTSNFISLDYLGAYIINSLDKEKIQGAQKSIEALDYEIIPDIQLSLPKPMCSGEIFRRRKQIRWPVESGIHQAHENGITGNGVLIGVLDTGCDADHIQFRKKLIDFRYVPLRSGSDNLRKVRGFDVDGHGTHVCGIIAGQHIGIAPGADLMVASVIESETHRTSLSRI from the coding sequence ATGCACAGTTTTATCGCGTTAACTAAGAAGTCAAACTTTCAGACAGTGGACTCTGGAACCGTATTGATGGAGGATAAACAACAATCGCAGCAAAGCAGCAGTAGATTATTCTCACAATTCACGGATGCAAGAACCCAGAAACTTACTGAAGCACTAACATTGTTGGGGTTCAAACAAATCACCCAAGAAACCTTTTCTGTGAATGAGCAGACATCAGATGATGAACAAACATCAAATTTTATATCCCTCGACTATCTCGGAGCATACATAATCAATAGTTTGGACAAGGAGAAAATTCAAGGAGCCCAGAAGTCAATTGAGGCATTAGATTATGAGATCATTCCTGATATTCAGCTTTCTCTACCAAAACCTATGTGCTCTGGAGAGATTTTTCGTCGGAGGAAGCAAATACGTTGGCCAGTGGAAAGCGGGATTCATCAGGCACATGAAAACGGCATTACAGGAAATGGTGTATTGATTGGAGTGCTTGACACTGGTTGTGATGCAGACCATATTCAATTTCGTAAGAAACTAATTGATTTTCGATACGTCCCACTTCGCTCCGGATCTGACAATCTACGTAAAGTCCGCGGTTTTGATGTAGATGGGCATGGCACCCACGTTTGTGGTATTATTGCAGGTCAACACATCGGAATTGCCCCAGGGGCTGATCTTATGGTTGCCTCAGTGATTGAAAGCGAGACCCACCGGACGAGTTTGTCCCGTATATGA
- a CDS encoding S8 family serine peptidase, translating to MSGTSMAAPYVAGIAALYASTDTKLQGKALRQHLINTTLPLQASADRVGAGLARFTENGNERI from the coding sequence ATGAGCGGCACGAGCATGGCTGCGCCTTATGTTGCTGGAATTGCTGCTCTGTATGCCTCAACAGATACAAAACTCCAAGGGAAAGCACTTCGGCAACACCTTATCAACACAACTCTCCCTCTCCAAGCATCCGCGGATAGGGTTGGAGCAGGACTTGCGAGGTTTACAGAAAATGGAAACGAAAGGATATAG
- a CDS encoding LamG domain-containing protein, translating to MKIVMASLMLVSLIVLSLVFTGMSSAEFDLETVVGMWLFDEGKGNTAADSSENGNDGKFENDPKWTKDGKFGSALEFDGNESKGHVVVGDLGLDGEVTLVLWANPRDAANDDRLISNINGPTNPAFTTRYQGETVEIWSSAWKPVIPEFDDNKWGHYAFVFDGEGNVTGYYNGKEGETFADTYTFTEIGIGANFLDQWGQYFSGLFDEIAFFSVALTEDDIKVIMTKGLKSALAVYPAGKLTTTWGNIKVSP from the coding sequence ATGAAAATCGTAATGGCGAGTTTAATGCTTGTAAGTTTGATTGTCCTGAGTCTGGTGTTTACTGGTATGAGCAGTGCTGAATTTGATCTGGAAACCGTTGTTGGGATGTGGCTCTTTGATGAAGGGAAGGGGAATACAGCGGCGGATTCCTCTGAAAATGGGAATGATGGGAAATTTGAAAACGATCCGAAATGGACGAAGGACGGTAAGTTCGGATCCGCACTGGAATTCGATGGAAACGAGAGTAAGGGGCATGTCGTTGTCGGGGATCTGGGCTTAGATGGAGAAGTTACACTGGTTCTGTGGGCAAATCCGAGGGATGCCGCCAATGATGATCGGTTGATATCGAATATCAATGGACCGACAAATCCGGCTTTCACGACTCGGTACCAAGGTGAAACCGTTGAAATCTGGAGTAGCGCGTGGAAACCCGTCATCCCAGAATTTGATGACAATAAATGGGGACACTATGCGTTTGTCTTCGATGGTGAGGGAAATGTGACGGGCTATTACAATGGCAAAGAAGGTGAGACGTTTGCCGATACTTATACTTTTACGGAGATCGGTATTGGTGCGAATTTCTTAGATCAATGGGGACAATATTTTTCCGGTCTCTTTGACGAGATCGCGTTTTTCAGTGTCGCGCTCACTGAAGATGACATCAAGGTCATCATGACAAAAGGATTGAAATCCGCGCTGGCGGTTTACCCCGCTGGGAAATTAACCACCACATGGGGCAACATAAAAGTCAGTCCGTAG
- a CDS encoding Rieske (2Fe-2S) protein, whose protein sequence is MRTSTFTPEEAGAGSIQFEPVPVEMVEQTDLDYHQVCRADEFQDLEGKPFHVNGTHLAVFKYEDKFYAVDNRCPHMGYPMSKGSIRDGVLICHWHHWEFDLKSGGCFQAFGDDLKAFPVELRDDGYLYVGLAKGEREAAKRRVIDRGKRALERGLKDRSTFFIAKAVTALRDAGAAPNEIIHQGLHYGAHKSSEGWSSGVAILTLAANLWDDVDPNDHNLFLVHGLTQISRRTTGSSRPYRAPFPAMSEEHDLETLKRWFRYFVDKRHSGAAERILLTLNDRGYDKSVLADFVFTAATDFYFTGDGHALDFANKMFEALDYVEWEGAHEILRPIVVDLVSRTRHEETSRWADAVPVLEPVFERLDSIWKDNQTNAAELDISAFTQTLLGDDFEPIVVAVEEKLRAGVNPRDICRAMTYASAIRTARFHLKNEGDWHDVANIYSYAHALYHAFDYAPSAHLLRGIFHGVVFLAYLRWLNMPAARIPRQGQRLDETYDSLDKMLERLQEFADFQKVYEAEILVNQYLEEGHEIEPLKQALSHILLREDAELHMFQVLEVAFRHYELSADVEEQRMHLLAATRYITAQKLMKNILWSTENAERLARGELLSERDDD, encoded by the coding sequence GTGCGTACTTCAACCTTTACTCCCGAAGAAGCCGGTGCCGGTTCTATCCAGTTTGAACCCGTGCCTGTAGAGATGGTAGAGCAGACCGATCTTGACTATCATCAAGTCTGTCGGGCTGACGAGTTTCAAGACTTGGAAGGCAAGCCGTTCCACGTCAACGGCACACACTTGGCTGTTTTTAAATACGAAGATAAATTTTACGCTGTTGATAACCGATGCCCACACATGGGGTATCCTATGTCCAAAGGCAGCATTCGAGATGGTGTCCTGATTTGTCATTGGCATCACTGGGAATTCGACCTCAAATCAGGAGGTTGTTTTCAGGCGTTTGGCGATGATTTGAAAGCCTTTCCCGTTGAACTCCGCGATGACGGTTACCTGTATGTTGGATTAGCAAAAGGTGAACGAGAAGCGGCAAAACGACGCGTCATTGACCGTGGCAAACGGGCACTCGAACGAGGGCTTAAAGACCGCAGCACCTTCTTTATCGCGAAAGCCGTCACCGCGCTGCGAGACGCTGGCGCAGCACCGAACGAAATCATTCATCAGGGCCTCCACTACGGTGCCCATAAAAGTAGCGAGGGATGGTCGTCGGGTGTCGCTATCCTCACTTTGGCGGCGAACTTGTGGGACGATGTAGATCCAAACGATCACAACCTGTTTCTCGTCCACGGCTTAACTCAGATTAGCCGTCGAACGACAGGGAGCTCCCGTCCCTATCGTGCACCGTTTCCTGCAATGAGTGAGGAACACGACCTCGAAACGCTCAAGCGGTGGTTCCGCTACTTTGTGGATAAACGGCACTCAGGGGCAGCCGAGCGCATCCTGTTGACGTTAAATGACCGCGGCTACGATAAATCAGTGCTCGCTGATTTCGTCTTCACCGCCGCAACCGACTTCTACTTTACAGGCGACGGACACGCCCTCGATTTCGCTAACAAGATGTTCGAGGCGTTGGATTATGTCGAATGGGAAGGCGCACACGAAATCTTACGCCCGATTGTTGTTGATCTCGTGAGTCGAACCCGTCATGAGGAAACCTCACGCTGGGCAGATGCCGTGCCTGTGTTAGAACCCGTCTTTGAACGACTGGACAGTATCTGGAAGGACAACCAAACCAACGCAGCGGAACTCGATATTTCAGCGTTTACACAGACACTCCTCGGTGACGATTTTGAACCAATTGTCGTTGCGGTGGAAGAAAAACTGCGTGCCGGTGTGAATCCACGAGACATCTGCCGCGCAATGACCTATGCTTCGGCGATCCGGACAGCTCGTTTTCATCTCAAAAACGAAGGCGATTGGCACGATGTGGCGAACATTTACTCCTACGCACACGCCCTGTATCACGCCTTTGATTATGCACCGAGTGCACACTTACTGCGTGGTATTTTTCACGGTGTCGTTTTCTTAGCATATCTGCGTTGGTTGAACATGCCTGCCGCCCGTATACCGAGACAGGGACAGCGACTTGATGAAACCTATGACTCTCTTGATAAGATGCTGGAAAGGCTACAAGAGTTTGCGGATTTCCAGAAGGTCTATGAGGCAGAAATTCTGGTGAACCAATATCTGGAGGAAGGGCATGAGATTGAGCCGTTGAAGCAGGCACTCTCACACATCCTTCTTCGCGAAGATGCAGAACTGCACATGTTCCAGGTGCTGGAAGTGGCGTTTCGACATTACGAGTTGTCGGCGGATGTGGAAGAACAGCGAATGCATCTATTGGCAGCGACCCGTTACATCACAGCGCAGAAGTTGATGAAAAATATCTTGTGGTCCACCGAAAATGCGGAGCGTCTCGCTCGCGGTGAATTACTGAGTGAACGCGACGATGATTAA
- a CDS encoding sigma-70 family RNA polymerase sigma factor produces the protein MIDNDVQLIQRILSGDDEAFSILMRKHKKGVHALIWRKIGDFQIAEEITQDTFIQVYRKLGTLEDPNRFDGWLYVIANRLCINWIKRNKAKMDRLNMQSLEETLPEEIEEASHLHHTFHQRETEAGKRRQNLVKTLLEKLPESERTVVTLYYLGEMTTNEISRFLGVSINTIKSRLRRARKRLQEEEALVCETLSGVQLSDNLTENVMRHIADLSPTPTPPAKKPLLPWVAFGSAVALVILFGIGGQYLLRFQQPYSFDAQSEPTIELVDEPIYLEIVAKPAVRNQIGRTIIPGKNSGAGMQTSQTTLTTNAWDDDTSQFSDSQWTQSIGPKGSIVFNIFEAIDGTIYAAAKTGLYKLTPDATWVLINTDTTGQYRVPMTEHQSTLYTVSVDEVLASGDSGETWNVLGPRPKGVANGLIVSAPIPKNDPNATVTLYLALQEKGIFRSTDAGQHWNPINNGLTGKRIFTIAAIGNTLFAGTNQGLYRLGSSNWQQLITDASNAVYALTVDENNLYVGMAPDVVYSESSKSYPKISNLEVLQKRIFHSPDLGDSWTEITPTDESQVTNLDSAIQVLAAGKTLLILGVTEFRSIDGGKTWTHLRSNISSLGLPRFPAVAIDENTFYKADAYGISRTTDAGESWHPYVDGMTGPATYDLIDLNHRLYMHIGGDLVQSTDGGKTWASVHFDTHAHTQTGDRSSVSGYNENLLTDNRQLTTLTRNSTPIQNLKARVADQNRFDTDFYANVKLTIADNVLYAISIKENKPFIFRTSAPGDEFIPIHGVPAFDTEVAPDNGNPSAYMLHLLRKKHTNIGVFAVDSGTFYAEYKRRLFKWKPGNPEWTDTGLVDIDFQSAVAVSDKTIYFGNGNGKLFQSFDSGDSWKDITSTLPIRFAHFKEIISAGSTICIGTDKGVLISQNGEHWQVITDKNRMPTVIDKFAVDGTRIYGVGDSGAYRLDAHSEWELLSADVPDSILSLVVSKDRLYVGTHDHGMFHISLKEQTDIANSF, from the coding sequence ATGATAGATAACGATGTGCAACTGATTCAAAGAATTTTGTCGGGCGACGACGAAGCGTTCAGTATATTGATGCGAAAACATAAAAAAGGTGTTCATGCCCTTATATGGCGGAAAATTGGGGATTTTCAGATTGCCGAGGAAATTACCCAAGACACCTTCATTCAAGTCTACAGAAAACTTGGGACACTGGAGGATCCAAACCGATTTGATGGATGGCTTTATGTCATCGCCAATCGGCTCTGCATTAATTGGATAAAGCGAAATAAAGCTAAAATGGACAGGTTGAATATGCAATCCTTAGAGGAAACACTTCCAGAAGAGATAGAAGAGGCTTCCCATCTACACCATACCTTCCACCAACGCGAAACTGAAGCCGGAAAGCGTCGCCAAAATCTTGTCAAAACGCTTCTGGAGAAACTTCCAGAGAGTGAGCGAACCGTCGTGACGCTCTACTATCTCGGCGAAATGACGACCAACGAGATCAGCAGATTCTTAGGCGTGTCAATAAACACAATTAAAAGTCGACTCCGACGCGCACGCAAGCGTCTACAAGAAGAGGAAGCACTAGTGTGCGAAACGCTTAGCGGTGTGCAGTTGTCTGACAATCTCACTGAGAACGTCATGCGACACATTGCCGACCTGAGCCCGACACCAACACCACCGGCAAAAAAACCACTACTCCCTTGGGTAGCATTCGGTTCTGCAGTGGCATTAGTGATACTCTTTGGCATTGGCGGTCAATACCTCCTCCGGTTCCAGCAACCATATAGTTTTGACGCACAATCTGAACCTACCATTGAACTCGTTGACGAACCTATCTACCTTGAGATTGTCGCAAAACCCGCGGTGCGGAATCAGATCGGCAGAACAATTATCCCCGGTAAAAACAGCGGTGCCGGCATGCAAACCTCACAGACCACCCTCACAACAAACGCGTGGGACGACGATACCTCCCAGTTTTCCGATTCACAGTGGACACAGTCAATCGGACCCAAAGGCAGTATCGTCTTCAACATCTTTGAAGCAATCGATGGAACAATCTACGCAGCCGCAAAAACAGGGCTCTATAAATTGACACCCGACGCAACATGGGTACTTATTAACACCGATACCACCGGACAGTACCGAGTGCCTATGACAGAACACCAAAGCACCCTCTATACTGTTTCCGTTGATGAGGTACTCGCTTCGGGAGATAGCGGTGAAACGTGGAACGTTCTTGGCCCGCGTCCGAAGGGGGTCGCAAATGGACTCATCGTCTCAGCACCAATCCCAAAAAACGATCCCAACGCAACTGTAACGCTGTACCTTGCCCTTCAAGAGAAAGGAATCTTTCGATCTACTGATGCTGGTCAGCACTGGAACCCCATAAACAACGGATTGACAGGAAAACGGATTTTTACAATCGCTGCAATAGGAAACACCTTATTCGCTGGTACAAACCAAGGACTCTATCGCCTCGGTTCAAGCAATTGGCAGCAATTGATCACTGACGCATCCAATGCAGTTTACGCCCTGACCGTTGACGAAAATAACCTCTATGTTGGAATGGCACCTGATGTCGTCTACTCTGAATCCAGTAAATCATATCCAAAAATATCGAACCTTGAAGTATTACAAAAAAGGATCTTCCACTCACCAGATCTTGGAGACTCCTGGACTGAAATAACACCTACAGATGAATCTCAGGTCACAAACTTAGACTCTGCTATACAGGTCCTGGCTGCAGGTAAAACCCTCTTAATCCTCGGCGTAACTGAATTTCGATCTATTGATGGTGGGAAAACTTGGACACATCTTAGATCAAACATCAGTTCACTTGGCTTGCCTAGATTCCCAGCAGTGGCTATTGATGAGAATACATTTTACAAAGCCGATGCATATGGGATCAGCCGCACAACCGATGCCGGTGAATCTTGGCACCCTTATGTAGACGGAATGACAGGTCCCGCAACGTACGACTTGATCGATCTAAATCATAGACTCTATATGCATATCGGTGGAGACCTTGTCCAGTCAACTGATGGAGGTAAGACTTGGGCAAGTGTTCACTTCGATACCCACGCGCACACACAAACGGGAGATCGGTCTTCGGTTAGCGGTTATAACGAAAACCTGTTAACCGATAACCGGCAACTAACAACGTTAACCCGCAACTCGACTCCGATACAAAACTTAAAGGCACGAGTTGCGGATCAAAACCGTTTCGATACTGATTTTTATGCCAACGTAAAACTAACGATTGCTGATAACGTCCTCTATGCTATTTCAATTAAGGAAAACAAACCGTTTATCTTCCGCACATCCGCTCCGGGCGATGAATTCATCCCGATTCATGGGGTCCCCGCTTTTGACACCGAGGTCGCACCAGACAATGGTAATCCCTCAGCATATATGTTGCATCTACTGAGAAAAAAACACACGAACATCGGAGTCTTCGCCGTTGATAGTGGAACATTTTACGCTGAATATAAGAGGCGACTTTTCAAATGGAAACCCGGTAATCCTGAATGGACGGACACAGGATTGGTCGATATCGACTTCCAATCTGCAGTGGCTGTTTCTGATAAAACCATCTACTTCGGTAATGGAAATGGGAAATTGTTTCAATCCTTTGACAGCGGAGACAGTTGGAAAGACATCACGTCAACGCTACCGATCCGCTTTGCACATTTCAAGGAGATTATCTCCGCGGGTTCAACAATTTGTATCGGAACCGATAAAGGGGTCTTGATCTCACAAAATGGAGAACACTGGCAAGTCATCACCGATAAAAACCGGATGCCCACCGTTATAGACAAATTCGCTGTGGACGGCACGAGAATCTATGGTGTCGGCGATAGCGGTGCCTACCGATTAGATGCTCACAGCGAGTGGGAATTGCTTTCCGCAGACGTTCCGGATAGTATTCTATCACTCGTTGTCAGTAAAGATCGCCTTTACGTCGGAACCCATGACCACGGTATGTTCCACATCTCGCTTAAGGAGCAAACGGATATAGCCAACTCGTTCTAA